The Anaerolineales bacterium nucleotide sequence CGGCGGGCGAGCCTTGTCCAGTTTGGGCTGGATTCAATCGCCAAGCTGGCTTTCCAGCAGCGAAGGGACCTTTGTCGTGATTTGATCGCGCACCTGGCGGAAGGCGGCCATGACTTCGGCCTCCGAGCCTCGGGCGAGCGCCGGATCCGGAAACCCCAGGTGGAGGCGGCGACCATGGCCGAGCCACACCGGGCATTCCTCCGCCGCCGAGTCGCAGACGGTGACGACCAGTTCGAACGGCACGCTCCGCATCTCTGCCACGTCCTTCGACCTGCCAGCATGCTCGATCCCGATTTCCCGCAGCGCCCGGATGGCGTTCGGGTTGACGGACCCGGTCGGCCGGGTGCCGGCGCTGGAAGCCTCCCAGATCTCGCCCAGGCGCGCATTGACGATGGCCTCCGCCATCTGGGACCTTGCCGAGTTGCCGGTGCATAGGAATAGCACCTTCCGCTTCATCTCCACACCTCCGCCAGTCCAGCGCGCTGTCGAATCGAAGCCGGGTCTCTCCGTCCCGGCCCCCGGCCGCCAAGTACTTCGCTCGCAGCAGGTTTCCCCGAGGGGAGCCTGCTCGCGAGGAGAGCGTGGCTACCCCACCATGCCCTGGAGCGTCACACGCCGGTCTGCGAAGCCCTCGTCCTGCGCCAAAGCATCGCACGCCTGCAACTGCTGCCGCTGTTGCAGCAAGCTGAATGCGAATGCCATGCAGGTCGCCTCACCACACCGGCCGCAGTTCGTCTGGGGCAGGAGCGCCCACACGTCCAGGGGACGAGGCGCCTGCCGCCGGCACGTCGCCGCAACCAGGGCTGCGCGATCCTCCCAGGTGGCGTTGATGGCGTCGGTCAGGGCAGCCAGCAGTTCCAGTCCCTGGGCGCTGTCGATCACCTGCGTGATGCTCACCCGCTCGGGCTGGAGTGTGATCAGCCCCGGCCTGCGGCGCAGCGTAAGCGACGGCGGCTCGGGCGTGTAGGCGATCACGTTGGGCAGGGTCGCCAGGAAGGGCAACACTTCATCCAGTGCCCGCGACGGCCTGCCCACCACGATGATCTTGCCCGGTTCGGCCAGGCAGGGCAGTGTCCTCTCCAGCGCGATTGACGGAAGGAAAGCCACGCTCACTTCTGCATCGGGTTGCCGTAGACGGCCTGGATGCCCGCACCGGGCACCTGAAGCATCACCTTTCAACCGCCCTCCAGCAGCTCCTTAGCCTTGCCTTTGAAGTGACGTTTGAGGAAGGCCAGCGCGGCCTCGGAGTCATCGTCCATGAGGATGCGGGCCAACTCGATCAGGTCCGCATCTTCCAGGATCAGCTGCACTGCTTTCTTCGACTCGGACATCACCCACCTCGCCTGCGCCGTCGGCCAGTCGTCGGGCCGTTCTGTAGAAACGGCCGGGCACGACCGCGACTCCCGCCTGCGGAGCGCTAACCTGTCACGGCTATCCGCAACGGATGCAGACGTCCGTCTCCCGGTTGGTCCAGTAGACCAACCCACACGTTGGGCAGGTCGCCTGGCGCAGTCCGGCGTTCTTCACGGCCGGCTTAGGCCGAAGCTCGGCCGGAAGGCTGGCGTATGGATCGCCGCAACAGCAACCTTTCGGCGTTGCGCCTGTTTGCGCGCTGGCTGCCCTCTCATCTGCTGTCTCCATGCACGCCTCTCCTCAGCCGATGCTCGGCGCCTCGATCAGCAGCACGCGCACGGCCTGCAGGTGCTCGGCCCGTTCGGGCTCCAGTAGGACCGGGCATTCTTCCAATTCGACCTGCGAGGCGGCCAGCCGCAGGGCGAAGGTGAAGCAGGTCGGTGAGCCACAACCCTTGCAGTTGGTCTGCGGCAGGTGCTGGTAGATGGCCATCGGGGTCGGCCGCTGCCGGGCCTGGTGATCGGGCGCGATTTCATCCCGGTGCTCCCAGGTGCGGTTGACCAGGTCCACCAGCCCACGTATCTCGTGAACAGCCGCTTCGCGGTCTTCGACATTGCTTGTGACGATCTCGTAGTCATGGAAGGCGATGTTGTGGCCGCCTTTCTTCCAAGTGAGCGCCCCGGCCGCCGGGTTGTAGACTGCGCCCCGCAATGTGGCGTTGAGGTACGGAAGAACCTCGGCGATGGGC carries:
- a CDS encoding arsenate reductase ArsC, whose amino-acid sequence is MKRKVLFLCTGNSARSQMAEAIVNARLGEIWEASSAGTRPTGSVNPNAIRALREIGIEHAGRSKDVAEMRSVPFELVVTVCDSAAEECPVWLGHGRRLHLGFPDPALARGSEAEVMAAFRQVRDQITTKVPSLLESQLGD